In Ktedonobacteraceae bacterium, the DNA window CAATTCGGGTCATTCAGCGAGCTGATCGGGCCAGTATTGTACAAAAAGGTGTTGGGGTTGCGGGTCTGCGTCTGGAATTGAAACCGGTAGGTGATCTCCGCGGCCCCATCTCCATCATTGTCGATATTGATCTCGTACAGCACATCATCGCCAAATTCATAGAAATTTGGGCCACCTGCCGGTCCCTCCAGCGGAACAAAGTTAGCGATCATAGTAACGGTGTTGGGCCTGTCCGGGCTGACAAAAGCGTATACGTCGGTATTGTCGGCTACCGGGTCCTTGGAAATGTCGGGGGCTTCGCGATGGGATGACATTAGTTTACCTCCGTTAGGATTGCGCGCCTCTCGAAGTTGCTTATGGCAACACTCTAATCAGGCGCATCATAAGCTCAGGATCGCGAAAAATGATTTCCTGAGTGCCGGACATCACACTGATCTCGCCCGTAGCGAAATCGCGCACATGTGCTACCAGGGTTTCACCAAGCTGGGCGGCGGATGTTTCTTCCACTGACAGGTCTGTCGCCGCTGTTTCAGGCGCGTCAGATATCGCCGCCAGAGGCGCTGCGGCCAGCACTCCAAGTGTGGCCACACTCACCGATGTTTGCTTGATAAACCCACGGCGGGTCATCTTGGCCATTTTATGCTCCTCTCTTGTGAATCCATGCGATTCGCTCATGAGTACGATCCCGGGCTATATCTGGATCATCGGGCTTTGATTATTCTCATTACGTTGATGAACTACCACGTAAACAATGTTTTTCCAGCGATTACTTCAGCCCGGGATCGCTAAAGATGGCTCTGCTTAGTAGTATGCCTGCGGTAGAGGGGACTTACCATGCCAACAGCTCACCATTTCCATGCCAGGGAAGAATCATCTACTTGCGGTTCTTTTGCATAGCCGCAAACTATCAGAAGCTCTTAGCGCACGTTCAGACCAGAGGTGTTGCGTTTCCGCATTCATAGTATCGCGTAGCACTGCCTGAACAAGACAATGAAGCGCGAGGGTCCTGGTACCAGTATTGCGGCGCAACAGGGAATGGGTCCGCAGAACTGCGATAGCTGTATCGAACATGAACGGGTCGGCAGCTAAGGGCTGGAGGACAGGACCGAAGTCTACATCATCCTCCATCAGTATGGATTCGGGAATGGCGTCTGGCTGTAGGAAGGCGCAGAGCCGCAGCAGTTCTACCGCGGCCGGGTTCGCGCGCTCGACCGATTCTAAGGCATGGGTAAATGTAGCAGTCACCGATTGGGGATGGGTTGTACTCACCCCGCCGCGAAAATCGCGCAGACTGAGCAGCGCAGGGCGTCGTTTCTGATAGCGTTCAAGGTAATCAGATAAGCTGCATGCAGTTTCTTCGATGTATGCTCCCGCTTGATCGAGCGCCAGGGGGAGCCCACCCATCATGCGGGAAATTTCTCTGGCAATACTGCGATCAGCCGATGACGCATCCTCAAGAGAAGCATCACACTCTATGC includes these proteins:
- a CDS encoding twin-arginine translocation signal domain-containing protein encodes the protein MAKMTRRGFIKQTSVSVATLGVLAAAPLAAISDAPETAATDLSVEETSAAQLGETLVAHVRDFATGEISVMSGTQEIIFRDPELMMRLIRVLP